The genomic window GCGCGCCGCATCACCCCGTGGTCACTTGACGATGTTGCCGATCTTCGGCGCGGGCTCGTTCTTGTAGCCGGCCGGGCCGAAGTTGGCGTCCACGGCCTTCTGCCAGGAGCCGTCCGAGACCATCTTCTCCAGCGCCTTGTTGATCTTGTCCTTGAGCTCGGTGTCGCCCTTCTTGAGGCCGATGCCGTAGTTCTCGTTGCTCATCTTGAAGCCGGCGAGCTTGAACTTGCCCTTGAACGCGTCCTGCGAGGCGTAGCCGGCGAGGATGGAGTCATCGGTGGTCAGCGCGTCGACGACCTTGTTCTCGAGGCCGGTCAGGCACTCCGAGTAGCCGCCGTACTCCTGCAGCTGGGCCTTCGGGGCGAGCTTCTCCTTGACGTTCTTCGCCGAGGTCGAGCCGGTGACCGAGCACAGCTTCTTGCTGTTCAGGTCCTCGGGCTTGGTGATGGAGCTGTCGTCGGCGCGGACCAGGATGTCCTGGTGGGCCAGCAGGTACGGGCCGGCGAAGTCGACCTTCTGGAGCCGCTCGTCGTTGATCGAGTAGGAGGCGACGATGAACTTGACGTCACCGCGCGAGATCGCGGTCTCGCGGTCGGCGCTCTTCGTCTCCTTGAACTCGATGTCGCCCTCGTCGTAACCGAGCTCCTTGGCGACGTACTTCGCGACCTCGACGTCGAAGCCGGTGTACTTGCCGTCCGGAGTCTTCAGGCCGATGCCCGGCTGGTCGATCTTGATACCGATCGTGATCTTGTCGCCGCCACCCGCGGAACCGCTGCCGGAGGCGTCGTCCTTCTTGCCGGAGCCACAGGCGGAGACGGTGAGCGCGAGCGCGACGGCGGCAGCCGCGGCGGCGGAGACCTTGCGGAGCTTCATGATGAACTTCCCTTGGTTAGACGTGATGTGGGCGATCAGCAGAACCCTGCCCGGTCAACGGTGCCCACGAGCGGATGGGTTCAGTGGTGCAGGATCTTCGAAAGGAAGTCCTTGGCCCGGTCGCTGCGCGGATTGCTGAAGAACTGGTCGGGCACGGCCTCTTCGACGATCCTGCCGTCCGCCATGAACACGACCCGATTGGCCGCCGACCGTGCGAAGCCCATCTCGTGCGTGACGACGACCATGGTCATGCCGTCCCGCGCGAGCTGCTGCATGACCTCGAGCACCTCGTTGATCATCTCGGGGTCGAGCGCGGAGGTGGGCTCGTCGAAGAGCATCACCTTCGGGTCCATCGCCAGCGCGCGGGCGATCGCGACGCGCTGCTGCTGACCGCCCGAGAGCTGCGCCGGGTACTTGTCGGCCTGCGAGCCGACGCCCACGCGGTCGAGCAGCGCCCGTGCCTTCTCCTCGGCGGCCTTCTTCTCCGTCCTGCGGACCTTGATCTGGCCCAGCATGACGTTCTCCAGCACGGTCTTGTGTGCGAAGAGGTTGAACGACTGGAAGACCATGCCCACGTCGGCACGCAGCCGGGCGAGCTCCTTGCCCTCCTGGGGCAGCGGCTTCCCGTCGATCGCGATCGTGCCGGAGTCGATGGTCTCCAGCCGGTTGATGGTGCGGCACAGCGTGGACTTGCCGGACCCGGAAGGCCCGATCACGACGACGACCTCGCCGCGCGCGATCGTCAGGTCGATGTCCTGGAGCACATGCAGCGCGCCGAAGTGCTTGTTGACGTTGCTCAGTACGACCAGGCCGTCCGCCGCCGGTACGGCGTCCTCGGCGCCCTTGGTCACTGACACTCCGCTCATCGGCTTCTTGCTCCGTCCTCCTCGGTTGGGAGGACCCTAAGCACGCACCGCGACCAGCGTCAGTACATCTGAGCTGAAATTGAGCATAACGATCCGGCTGCAACCGGACACACAGGGTGAACGGGGCGGCAGGATGCCGGGGTGCGCCGTACCGGGTGGGTAACGGAAACCCCGGTGCAACGAGATGCCTCTTGACTGACGGGGCGGCGATCGGCGTTCATGCCCTGTACACACGCAAGAGCTGGGCCCGCAAGAGGGCCAGGCCCGCAAGCACGCAGCCCGGAGGGGGGCCATGAGACTTCTGCTCGTCGAGGACGACAACCACGTGGCCGCGGCCCTGTCCGCCGTGCTCGCCCGGCACGGCTTCGCCGTGACGCACG from Streptomyces sp. FIT100 includes these protein-coding regions:
- a CDS encoding glutamate ABC transporter substrate-binding protein; translation: MKLRKVSAAAAAAVALALTVSACGSGKKDDASGSGSAGGGDKITIGIKIDQPGIGLKTPDGKYTGFDVEVAKYVAKELGYDEGDIEFKETKSADRETAISRGDVKFIVASYSINDERLQKVDFAGPYLLAHQDILVRADDSSITKPEDLNSKKLCSVTGSTSAKNVKEKLAPKAQLQEYGGYSECLTGLENKVVDALTTDDSILAGYASQDAFKGKFKLAGFKMSNENYGIGLKKGDTELKDKINKALEKMVSDGSWQKAVDANFGPAGYKNEPAPKIGNIVK
- a CDS encoding amino acid ABC transporter ATP-binding protein; the protein is MSGVSVTKGAEDAVPAADGLVVLSNVNKHFGALHVLQDIDLTIARGEVVVVIGPSGSGKSTLCRTINRLETIDSGTIAIDGKPLPQEGKELARLRADVGMVFQSFNLFAHKTVLENVMLGQIKVRRTEKKAAEEKARALLDRVGVGSQADKYPAQLSGGQQQRVAIARALAMDPKVMLFDEPTSALDPEMINEVLEVMQQLARDGMTMVVVTHEMGFARSAANRVVFMADGRIVEEAVPDQFFSNPRSDRAKDFLSKILHH